The proteins below are encoded in one region of Garra rufa chromosome 12, GarRuf1.0, whole genome shotgun sequence:
- the LOC141346370 gene encoding 14-3-3 protein beta/alpha-A translates to MDKSDLVQKAKLAEQAERYDDMAASMKAVTEGGVELSNEERNLLSVAYKNVVGARRSSWRVISSIEQKTEGNEKKQQMAREYREKIEAELQDICNDVLGLLEKYLIPNASQAESKVFYLKMKGDYYRYLSEVASGESKKTTVDNSQKAYQDAFEISKREMQPTHPIRLGLALNFSVFYYEILNTPEQACSLAKTAFDEAIAELDTLNEDSYKDSTLIMQLLRDNLTLWTSENQGDEGDAGEGEN, encoded by the exons ATGGACAAGAGCGACCTAGTGCAGAAGGCAAAGCTCGCTGAGCAGGCTGAGCGCTATGATGACATGGCTGCTTCCATGAAGGCCGTCACGGAGGGCGGCGTTGAGCTTTCCAACGAAGAGCGCAACCTGCTCTCCGTGGCTTACAAGAACGTGGTGGGCGCCCGCCGCTCGTCCTGGCGCGTGATCTCCAGCATCGAGCAGAAAACGGAGGGCAACGAGAAGAAACAGCAGATGGCACGTGAATACCGCGAGAAGATCGAGGCTGAGcttcaggacatctgcaacgaCGTGCTG GGTCTCCTGGAGAAGTACCTCATTCCCAACGCTAGCCAGGCAGAGAGCAAAGTCTTCTACCTGAAAATGAAAGGAGACTACTACAGATACCTGTCCGAGGTGGCATCCGGAGAATCAAAGAAAA CCACAGTGGACAACTCTCAGAAGGCTTACCAGGATGCGTTCGAGATCAGCAAAAGGGAAATGCAGCCAACACACCCCATCAGGCTGGGGCTAGCACTGAACTTCTCCGTGTTTTACTATGAAATCCTCAACACCCCAGAGCAGGCCTGCAGTTTGGCAAAGACG GCTTTCGACGAGGCAATTGCTGAGCTGGACACCTTGAACGAGGACTCTTACAAAGACAGCACCCTGATCATGCAGTTACTAAGGGACAACCTCACT CTGTGGACATCAGAAAACCAGGGTGACGAGGGGGATGCTGGCGAGGGCGAGAACTAA